The DNA segment AATTccctttttataaatacaagagaAATACAAGAGTAGGTAGGTACATACCTATATTTAAACAAAGTTATGTGAGAAATGTATACCAGAGCAAGTGAGATGCCAGTGCTTCAAAATGTGCGTTAATTTTTAGGAAGCGAATTcaccttttaaatttttctatttataaaaataaaaaaaaaattatcccaTATTTTTCCTTCTAAATTAGAAATTACAACCGGTTTGATTATAACAACGATCTAATTATGCAGAAACAATTTCATTAATTCAGAAGGTTattcaaaaaaagaatttattaattacatttttagtttaGTTGTTTGTTTAATAGGTAGTAGTGCGCATGACATAGATAAATTTGTTGGCTGTGTACCACATTATTTAATCTACGGACACGACGAAATAAGGAGCTTAATAACATCCTCTTTATATCTGGACCCCCTATCGTGAAAGATGATTTTTAACagtcaaagtaaaaaatttgttaaattgaaaattattattaacaatacGAATTGGTGCAATCACCTGCAAGTGTTAACTGTCCACCTTTCTTATCTGTTCAGTGTAATCACTAATCAAGTACCTACCTAGTTAACATATACATACTTGACTTACTtactacattattttttaatgttatacATTTGCcacaaaaaatcacattaCGAACGAAACTAGATAGTTCTGCAGTGGTAAGTAAGTACAAGGAATTATAAATTCATAGTTAATGGATCGGCGTAAACTCGTTTGTGTTGTTTTCTATTATTTGCATTATTGAACTCAAATGAATCATGTAATTTCTTAAATTGGGTCAGGCATAAGTATTACAcctaaaattaattgaaaatctttggaaaaattaaaaatcggtTTAAATACCtagttatacattttttgtaatgacaatTGTGGACTTCTTTCCCATTCCCCTgtctttttaataattaataataaagctGTTTTCgttcttattttcttttctctaCAATAAATAAGAGGAGCTATTTAATTATTGTCTTtggatgactcattagcttcattcaatgaagatgttgctgaataactcaaaaaaacatccttcaccatctcgcgaactttttttcccaGTCCCTTCCAAACCAGGAGAGATTTCTTTAATAGCtagtcaatgagcaaaacgttcgagaagctatTAATTCctttcctgccggttcttcaccaggtttagatggcatgagaccacaatacttgaaagatattatatctttgtcagcgggtgaagcaggtcagcaggcactaagagctttaacaaAAATGTGCAATTTTTTGTTGGCATACATAATaactaaaattttaaagatatCCTATTAGCGGTAacatatacagagtgtatctgaaatacgtgtgttaattttaaccagtggaacttttctctataacattttgtaaaattcgcaaaagttttcGTAATAAACTCTTACCTACTGAGATCCTTTTATTTGAGTTATCACAtggttgaaattatttaaatacctACGtccatttcaaaaaaaaaaaattaggctTTCGACTCATTTGGAAAGGTCGCAGCACAGGgcagaaatagttattttttaaaatactactCTGGAACAACTGCAACATGCAAAACCAGAAGGGTCAGTAAAACTTGGTATGTAATAATTTATATACGtaaaaatgtatgtatttgattAAACACTTAAACAAGACCaacagaaaaataatacaaaaacatAGCATCTAATAATAAACTGAGGTACTTTGTTACCTTGATTTATCtaacattacaaaaaaaattaggaaaattttaaagatattATTCATAAGCACCGAAATCTCTAGTGTGTAtgcatattatttattgtgcATAAAACCAGACTGGACGCAGGTATtgtattctcaatttggttgtaggtcgtaaaattttattggatattatgagcgattaacgggcacaatggttgggtttgaaaaggttgggaagcggcgcgtgccgtttgccgtacaatgcaaatataacaaatgtacaatacaaccctgcttaaatattacctgctagtggtaaactaggatttataagccccgcaagatctttaacttaaagtaccataaaattttacgacctacaaccaaattgaaaacacaGTAAATTGGGCAcatggttaaaattgttcaggGGTTTTGACCAGGTAGCTGCAACCAAGGGATTAGCATCGTTCAAGTGTTGCTCGCATTTCCAACGTATGTGAGTCATTTTATTCTATCACTTCAGTAAAAACTTTTACTCGGCGCATCCAAATatctttaattttgtaaatgttctTATTACATTTCAGACTACcgtctaaataaaaattagatgCGCCAATGTTGAGAAAAAAACTACGTggcaaaataataaagaagcAGTTGTTCTTAGAGGAATGCATTCATTTATATAAGAATTCTACTCTGAATCACATAGATTCAATTATGCAAAAATTGTAAGTTACCGCAGTTTACCTGCAGAACCCTAAGATGTACCgaataatgtcaaattttttttttctttaagtcCGATATATTGATTTCGCAGTGTTAAAGCCCAAGTGGTTAAAAGAAGATCATTATCTAGTCCTGAACGAGAATTATTATGAGTGAACGCCCGTCATCACCACTAGTGCGCAATTTACCTGTATTTTAAAGGACCCTTTGGGTCCCTGaatgttaaatttaaccaGTGTGCGCAATTTACCATATCCCACCAGACTTCGCATATTAGCGGTAACATAtgtacaggtgtcccagagttgcgaaaaagcttcataacttgtttgttattaaagatatcaactttttcttttttctagatgatagctacgcttctattgcatattcggaaaatatttcggtatatatacaggtgtcccaatattataaaaacactaaagttatgtttttttaaatggaacctacccagtttgatttcatttttggattctatgctaaattgtgaatcaaatctacacaggtcgtttttacttatctgccatcctttttaatcagtggcgcttttttttatcagaatTCCGAATTGCAGGGGACCCCTCGAAAATTTGTACCTTCCAAATAGttacacataaattaaaataattgacgctgtttgattcctgaatatttagatatagagaaaagttccatgatttggcgcgttcttccactggttaaaattaacacacgtatttcagaaacaccctgtatgtatataGATTTAGAAATTCACTCTTCCCAAACTAGAAACGTGAGGAGTTCTATTGTAAAtaggtttttttattaacacaTTCATTGGGTTTGGTTTAAATCTTaaacgtaatttaaaataagcctaattatttttgttcgatgTAAATAAAGGTCGTGCCAAAatcaaataaccaccaacactgcattctacccagaaaatcaaccggcaacgttgtgtacttagatttgattgggctagcatcctagtaatatcaaaattgtcATTATATTTAGTAtacttagtgtaattttgttttcaccaacttaattcaacatTTTGGCACGGAATTTACCTGACTTTTATCATAAAGGAAAACAGAAAAGGATACGATATTACAAATAACACATTCAATAATTCgattaactttattaataatgtgaaatacttatttatgtaacaagtgagtaaagtaatacttttatTGATATAATGATATAATTAATGATAATCTTTTGAAATAAGGGTCGGTAATAGGATGATTAGGTCCGATGTACagccaattaaaatattaggtGGTTACCTACTTATGatataaataaactaaaaaatttacatacgaatataaaaatacaaatgacAGCAAATGTCAGGGGAGTTTTCTGAATAGCTAGTAGGTAGGTACCCACTTTAAAATAATGCAtgtttttttcagttttaaacAAAACGTTTAACCTGGTATGTAAGTACCTACGTCATTGCAATTAAGTAAATTAAGTTGATGATTATAATAAGTAGGTATGTAGTAACTATAACcataattatataattaaaaatggccagatttatgtaattaaaaataattacaacacacttaactaaaaaaatgtaatattaattttacaaatccTTCCAAAGTGAATATAAACGTGTGGttacaagatatttttttttacatgatTTATGCTCATTctacatttatatttttgttacttGCAAGCAAAGGATTATTTTACCACTAcctaaacaatttgaaaagtgaaaattttaatcccTTTTAATCACTTTACGAAAGTGGAAGTCTTGGAAAGGGATTTTCAACcaagaattaaattttgtaactgGTCCTTGGATCTGTATAATTTTGACAACGATAGCAATCAATTTTGGATTAgcaaaaatccaaatttaatTCATTGACTATTTAATTCAGCTGTCACTTAATGTTCATCAACCAATGAAACAAACTTAATTTTAGTGATTTCCATGGTTACAAAAGAATTGCAGCGGATATTGGACTAGCACCGGGtgattctaaatgattgtgaatttttttcataggttggtaataggtattattgttggttattctgctttttaatgtgatagttgacataaacataggcgtcctcgcctatttgacacaatttactaatacataaaatgtcaaaatgatgtacgtacgccaatgtgttggtatcaagtttgccaaaataatttatgaaaaatgttcccaacttacttaagaaaaaaagtcacaatcatttaaaatcacccggtacaaTAATATCAGCGACTACTGTAGATACTAGTAATcgaagtgaatattttaaacaaatgaaaatcttcattaaacattttttgcagCGATAAACGAACacaaaatagctatttatgtaaccagttaggaaatgcgttattttgtgtaacgagtggaatatttgcgggacgagcgcagcgagatcccgcaaaatcacacgagttacacaaaattgcatttccaaacgtgttacatacaagattttttctaattttgacaaaaaaaagtttcttcaaacgttaaacgaagtaatgaattttattaataattaattattattgtgttaaaatatcaagtaagTAAGTAGGgacggttattttgcttaaaaacaaaaaatatgacagtgtcaactggtgatacaataaatttttcctaaccagttaggatagattttacttttcgtaaccagttacgaaaagtgtgacgtttccaaacgtcaattaattttgaaaagtgtcactttatatgtcaaaattagacaAATATTATCTTCTAACAAATTGAAGtgtacaatttgaaaaactgaaagaaattTGAGGAATTTGATTCATTAAATAGTCCTCCAAATACGACTCGTAGTCAATGTTATGCAGATCATTTTTGCGGTGGTGTTACGAATGTCAATAGCGCTGGGATATGAATTTGACGAGTGCGTTAGCACGAGTCGAATTACaactgattatttccttcatacaTTGCAATCATTGTCAAAGATGTTGCAAATAAATTcgttataccgggtgattcagattggtattcgcgcccctatatcttttttattttaagaaaaaagtatagcaaaccatatatatttgtaaatcgcttatgaaactacaatagatgacgttgttaaatcttctctacgatgacatatgtcaaagttaagacagtcaacttttttttttaaatagtacattatacatttcttagtctattcttgtaaagcttttttttctacatttgaatgtgtaaaaaaagttgacatttgcaattggaaaaaatcgagaaaaaaaataagatatgatttaatttattcgaaagtgttattttctaaaaagagctagttagccatggagaaaattgaattttgacattaatagcgtcaattattaaagtacctacatttaaataaatagctaggtatgttataacctacatttaaataaataactatgataTAACATCTGGCTTCGAAACCTAACTTCTTCCTGACTATAGTACCGCTTTGAATGTAGAcacgatgaaaatatgtagttgaattttgatagtgcatgaatgacatgatgagtcttgggaatcgtattcgaattattcgaatatttgaatagctgactatgtaaaattcgaataagtgtaaattctaattaattgtaaatttagcATGGATCGGGTATTTCACGGTcaaataattgtattttttggctatgtaattcttaaaatagtgagaCGCAAGGAACCAACATAACGCGAATTTAGCATAGTAAATTCAGTATGGTATTTCGTTTGAGtctcagttttctggccgaggcgcacccgaggcttgaaaacaaacaaggtcaaataattttattttttgactacgtggttgtcttgtaaatagtgacatgcagggaaccaacataagtgcgaatttacaaatgtttggctaactagctctttttagaaaataacgctttcgaataaattaaatcatattttattatttttctcgatttttttctgatgtaagtgtcaactttttttgcacattcaaatgtaggaaaaaaagctttagaagaataggctaagaaatgtatagtgtactatttaaaaaaaaaaaaagttgactgtcttaactttgacatatgtcatcgtagagaagatttgacatcATCCATtgtaaactcggtacaggttgcaaagacacacttgtcatttgcaacagcatttttttcatatttctggaccaaataaaggcacaaagggaccagaaaatcatagtttgggttgaatattttccatataagtacagttttaaagtaatttcaaatgactaatgccctAAAAGcgttgttgcaaatgacaagtgtgtctgcaacctgtaccgagtttagtttcacaagcgatttacaaatatatatggtttgctatacttttttcttaaaacaaaaaagatgtaggggcgcgaataccaatctgaatcacccggtatagttgactcaagttgcaaaaaacgactttgcctttgcaacagcacttttatggcattagacatttaaaatttactttaaaactgtatttatatggaaaatattcaatccaaactatgattttctggcccctttgtgcctttatttggttcaaaaatattgaaaaactgctgttgcaaatgacaagtggttttttgcaacttgagtcaactataaaATCTATTTGTTCATAATAATTCAGGATTCAGGAAATAACCATTCCGAATACCCCGCGTCCATGAAAATAACcggattaaattttgacgttttttgtcGCAACGTTTTGCTTAAAGAAATAGTTCTCGTAAATTTTCCACCCAAAATTTTGTTATGTGGAAAATTTACTCGAGATagaggtgtcccaaaattggcgtacaaactacttacctACTACCTTATcaaggatgtttaaatgtacatgaaaaaaatatggaaaaaatgtttccgacaaaaaattcaattatttttattatcattattaacggtaatacaatgtaaacaaagatatattcgtacatcattaccttgcaatgttagcgtagtggatttaaaacaattttttcgatttccaaagtttCTAAATTCTCTACTATGCAGAactagatattggtagtgagtgatcttgtactttgtgataatatgtacgattagaggtagcggtcatgacaatttcatacatatagttgaatttttttaataaacaattgtcaaaacgttgtcttgttggtatgagccaaactgtgattttcatgataatacgattggtcacattgagtgtcaacatttttttatgtaactgagcctgcgccctaacgagcgagagggtatttcaaattcgaaaaggtttctcctgatttctcattaaatttgttttgaaaatgaattcacggaagaaaagtacgggaagtgaagtgaacataaccttaaccatgatttggtgtcaaattgttatacagctggtccatatgtccaaattttagggtggtacagtgtggttttttacttcattttgacactgacaattgtttattaaaaaaatttgactatatatttcaaaataattgacctgttaagtgccagtttcaaagaccgccaaatcagcaaataagtacaatcgattttttttgacatttttctgacatttacggtaatctcttctacgccgtagtgcaccgttagtacgccatttttgggacacctgtatttcTAAGCAAAACCTTTtgacaaaacgtcaaaatttaatcggtTATTTTCATGCACCTGGGATATTACTGTTGAATATGTGCGCAGGAATAAAGATAACAATTCGATAGGGCTTTAGGTATGTGTTATCCAATCGGCTAAATGCTGATGGGTTCTGAACAAAGTTGGGAAGCGCAACTGCAACAAACGTTACCTACCCTGAGATGTAAAAGGTGTAACACTTGCATAAACGTCATACCTATTGAAAATTTGTTCtggttttgtgttttttataatttctattttcatttcaataaAGATATCTTTCGTCATTATTGGCATTACCTATATTAATTCAAATGCTGTTTCTAAGGGTTCTAAAAACTTTGTTCGTTTTAATGAGAACAACAAATGGAAGCTTGCTATATTAGTGCAGGAATATAAATAGGTAGAATAGTAAACATTAACATGTACGTACACCTTTCtaccataaaattaaaaaaatggataAGCCATGACTGCCATGGCTCATGATTCAGTTGGCAGTCCTAGTTTCAATATTACTGTTTCAAAGAATTgtgtcaaataaaacaatgtaAACTAACGATGTCTTGGCTTAttcgattatttttttttatcgatcgCACGGTAAATGTTTCCAAATTTGGTAATAATGAAATGTGCTATAGCCTATACTTCCCCAAATGTTTATTCTTTTAAATATCTGTgcttttttccatattttcttgAATAATGGGGGACCTTTCCCCAGTATTGCAGTATGGAGTTGGCGCGGAAGATTTGATACATTAGAATAAGAATTAGAGTCGCAGAATATCTTATCAGCCCTAAAATATATCTACTAAATATTCAAACTTTTGTTCAGCTCGGATAGCCTTAAGCGCTTTAGAAAATTGTCGTTGCCGTAATATACGTCCTTTCCACGcatgttatttataaaaagtattCTGTATAATCAATCGACAAAAACTTTTcccataactttttaaaaatatactcTAAATACACCCTCTATTCATTGTATTTAAAATGCGaagtataataattaataaataaactaaacCCGAAGCGTTAACCCACTTCAGATTAATTACGCTACCAATAGGTTTTATTGATTTAAGTGAGCCTAGCTTTTTAAAAAAGGCAACTATCGAGGTGACTACCTTTTTGCTCTAATTCTGAGtggataaaaattaatgtagAGTAGGACACTTGACTTACGCACTAGTACCTATTAGTCCCGAGATAAGTAACATTAGTGCaggtagcgccacctatccaaaactacaaaaattaaaagctGTTCTTTACATTTCAGGGATTTTTTCAAAGCAcacttgttttattaaataaatttattggcGTCGTCATACAAatatgttaaaataaaaacataaccATACGATACGCACTTTACTTTTTGCTTGCCAAAATTATACCGTCGTATTTCTGTTGGAACCATTTCATCGCATCTTCCTTGGTTAGACGATGTTGGAAACCAACTTTTCCCTGCTTTCGCCTCCTGTGGGCAACATTGAAGCCTGGACGTCCCAAGACGACGTAAAAATCTAATCCATAAATACCGATACTTGGATCATATTTAATTCCAAGATCAATATGTTCCTGGATTCCAAATCCGAAATTACCAGAAGctgtaaattaaattgtttactaccaggtgacttttaatgattgagacAAATTTAGTGAGTTGGTACTCCCGAATAATTGATacgtcatttgtcaaaaagttgtttgttgattcgttttctaggttaagatttagttaaaatttgatttatttttatttttgaactgtcaaatttgaatttaccgGTCAAGTGTACCAACATAAAGTCGTCAATGTGTTGCCAActtatcaaaaataatttcaatcattaaaagaTATCAACAGTCATTAAATTCCTACCTGAGAAATTATCACGTCTCAATTCATATTCTCGGACTTTCAAGCCCCTTTCCAAAATTTCTTCGGCTTTGGCTCCACGTACTGTACAATGGACAGCGATTTTTTCATTACGTCTAATGCCAAAAGATCTTACAGTAAACCTGGCTTTGGAAAATACAGGTTGTTGTCCTGTTAATTGTTCTAACACCTGAAAATAGATGCATGAAGTAATCTAGGCTCAAGCTAAATAGTTGGTGATTACCTTGGCAGCTCGAGTCAATCTGTCACCAGATTCTCCAACACAAATGTTTAAACATAATTTTCGAATGTGAAGATCCCGCATGGGATTCTTCGACTTGTCCTTCAcgtctttcttttctttctttgctaCCGGCTGAAACACAAAATACTTTTATTAACTTATAGGTTAAGGTTtgacaacaaacaataaagatTAATGAAGTTTATCGAGTTTACTTAAAACAAGCTACACAGTTAATTTGACAAATCCTTGCTTTGCTCAAAGACAActacaatagaaaaataagTTTAAACACTCTTGTAATACATAT comes from the Tenebrio molitor chromosome 9, icTenMoli1.1, whole genome shotgun sequence genome and includes:
- the RpL11 gene encoding large ribosomal subunit protein uL5, giving the protein MAPVAKKEKKDVKDKSKNPMRDLHIRKLCLNICVGESGDRLTRAAKVLEQLTGQQPVFSKARFTVRSFGIRRNEKIAVHCTVRGAKAEEILERGLKVREYELRRDNFSASGNFGFGIQEHIDLGIKYDPSIGIYGLDFYVVLGRPGFNVAHRRRKQGKVGFQHRLTKEDAMKWFQQKYDGIILASKK